A stretch of Perognathus longimembris pacificus isolate PPM17 chromosome 1, ASM2315922v1, whole genome shotgun sequence DNA encodes these proteins:
- the LOC125352272 gene encoding putative PRAME family member 26, producing MSKEQRRAADCHRLPSVPGFEVAVAGALRSHRAQVWSVKMSMRSAPTLQRLAMHSLLSNPSLAISALEDVPVLLFPSLFLEAYAQGLTEVLKAMKDRPSRWKLHVLDLRSAYPNIWKRGYPHMMRVSCPDILPEEPTARPGSEKPEEQQPLMIVADLTIKDGPQDAFQAYLLGWARKRKARVQLCCRQLQILSPSTHQIQKALRAVRPDSIRELVVNSFWHRETMKRFAPSLSRMKNLELLDFSKMSAHVYTSRSRNFWYSRKYAAHLGQLQRLQELRLHDVFFLRGQLPAILRSQTPLKTLSLTACPLKEADLRFLSQCPCTRRLKHLRLRSLLMADFSPEPLRALLEHVAGTLETLALEDCAITDGQLSAILPALGRCSQLRFLSFYGNRISMATLHSLLSHTASLGRLSQGLYPAPLESFLPPDWCLGHIHPEAFAQVRARLAQAWRDSGTTQKLQICTDFCHRRHKGQFYSLGSDGYWVVTHEALPALSALPV from the exons ATGTCCAAGGAACAGAGGAGAGCAGCAGATTGCCACAGGCTGCCCTCGGTGCCTGGCTTTGAGGTTGCCGTTGCCGGAGCCCTGCGCAGCCACCGGGCCCAGGTCTGGTCCGTGAAGATGAGCATGAGGAGCGCACCCACGCTCCAGCGGCTCGCCATGCACAGCCTGCTGAGCAACCCTTCGCTGGCCATCTCTGCCCTGGAGGATGTGCCCGTGCTgctgttcccttctctctttctcgaGGCCTATGCCCAGGGCCTCacagaggtgctgaaggccatg AAAGATCGTCCCAGTCGGTGGAAACTGCACGTTCTCGATCTGCGGAGTGCGTACCCCAACATCTGGAAACGAGGCTACCCCCACATGATGCGCGTGTCTTGTCCAGACATCTTGCCTGAGGAGCCCACAGCCAGACCCGGGTCAGAGAAGCCTGAAGAACAACAGCCCTTGATGATCGTGGCGGACCTCACCATCAAAGATGGCCCCCAGGATGCCTTCCAAGCCTACCTGCTGGgctgggccaggaagaggaaagcacGAGTGCAGCTGTGCTGTAGGCAGCTGCAGATTCTGTCCCCCTCCACCCAtcaaatccagaaggctctgcgtGCGGTGCGCCCGGACTCCATCCGGGAATTGGTGGTGAACAGCTTCTGGCATCGAGAAACCATGAAAAGGTTTGCTCCTTCCCTGAGCCGCATGAAGAACCTTGAGCTCCTGGACTTCTCCAAGATGAGCGCGCATGTCTACACTTCCCGCTCCAGGAATTTCTGGTATTCCCGCAAGTACGCAGCACACCTGGGGCAGCTGCAGCGCCTCCAGGAGCTGCGCCTGCACGACGTCTTCTTCCTCCGTGGACAGCTGCCCGCCATCCTCAGGAGCCAGACCCCTCTGAAGACCTTGTCTCTCACTGCCTGTCCCCTGAAGGAAGCCGACCTGAGGTTTCTGTCCCAGTGTCCCTGCACCCGCCGGCTCAAGCACCTGCGCCTGAGGAGCTTGCTCATGGCCGACTTCAGTCCCGAGCCCCTGCGGGCCCTGCTGGAGCACGTGGCcggcaccctggagaccctggccctggaggactgTGCCATCACGGATGGCCAGCTCTCGGCCATCCTGCCCGCCCTGGGCCGGTGCTCTCAGCTCCGCTTcctcagtttctatggaaaccgcATCTCCATGGCCACCCTGCACAGCCTGCTGAGccacacagccagcctgggccgctTGAGCCAAGGGCTCTATCCCGCCCCTCTGGAGAGCTTCCTCCCTCCAGACTGGTGCCTGGGCCACATCCACCCCGAGGCATTTGCCCAGGTTCGAGCTAGGTTGGCGCAAGCATGGAGAGATTCCGGGACAACCCAGAAGCTCCAGATCTGCACCGATTTCTGTCATCGCCGCCACAAGGGCCAATTCTATAGCCTGGGATCCGATGGCTACTGGGTGGTCACGCACGAGGCTCTTCCTGCACTTTCGGCCCTGCCTGTTTAG